The genomic interval TTTCTGGTCCCACCGTATCATCTGGTGCATTATCATTGATTCCCCCAACAATTACATCAAAATTGGCACCTGCTTTATCTAAAACTCCATTTTCCGCATAAAAACTTATTTTACCTTTTCCGTAGGCGATCTTAATATCTTTAGGAACAATAAAATCGAATTTAAAAACACCATTTGTTACGGTAGATTTACCGCTAAACAACTTACTATCTTGTGTATCAAAAGGAACTTTACTTCCGTTACCATCATTTGCTAAGGTGGTTTTCTCTATTACTTTATCGTACACAACCGTAGATAGAGAACCGTTAAAATCGGTTAAGATAGCATCAGAATCATCCACTACAACACCTTCAAAACTTACCCTAGACAATGCTTTTAAAGTATCTATAGAACTTGTTATCTCTTTTTCATTCATTTTAGTAATACGCACATTAGGTCTTGGTATTGCCAATTTCATTGCTGGATCTCCAAATGAAAATATAAAGAATTTTTGAGAGCTAGAAGACCTATTTTTAGCAACAGTTAAAGCCTCAGCAATAGATAAATTATCAGGAATACTTGCATCTCCATACTCTAACAAAATTTTGATTAAATCTTCATTAAACGTTTGTCCGGTACTAATATAAACCTCTCTAGTTGTGGTAATCATACTAGCTGCACCACCACTGGTGTTCCATAAAGTAAGCTCACCCGCAGTAACTCTATTCGGATTATCGAATCTAGAAAAATCACAAGTAATTGTTATTAAAAGAGGTAGTGTATTAGGGTTATTAAAACCTTGTATTTGAGCTTTATCTAAAATCTTTTCTTCTGCAAAACCATCTTCTCCTCCATGACCAAAATAATCAAATATTAAGGTTCCTTTTTCGATAGCATTGGTAATGGCTTCATTTACTTCAGGATATCGTTCTCCACCCGATGAGTTTTCTTGCACAAAAGCATCCGCATAAATTTTATTAATATTAAAACTAGGTTTATTCGTTTTTATAGACTCTGCAATTCTATCTAAACCTGGTTGCAAAGACGCATCGCTAGAAGGGTTATCTATATCATCTGCCAACATAGTAATCGTATTACGCCAATCACCTAAAGAACTTTTATCATAATAAGACAAAATTTTATTTACCACATCTTTGGCTTGCGTTAAAGTAGAAACCGGAATTCTACTTGATGCAACATCTATTTGATCACTAGTATTCATGCCTCCATCAGAATTACCTAGCATAACAAAAAAATCATCCGTTACCCAAGAGGTCGCTAAATTAAAGCTTACATCAGACAATTTTATAGGTACAATATTATTATTTCCTGTAATTCTATCTTTATAATCATAAGAAGCATCACCAAAAAAGCACACGTACTTTAGTTTTGTTTCTTCGGATGAGTTTGTCATATAAAAATGTCTTAGAAAATCTCTAATTCCGGTAATATCTTTTGATCCTGAAGAAAACTCATTATAGATATCATCTAAAATAATTACTTTGGTAGTGAGTCCAGAATTTTCTTGATGATAATCTGCCAATCTTTGGGCTTCACTAGAAAGTTCCGTATTGGTAATTACAATATAATTAAGGTCTTTTAAAGCATGTAGATTTTGGTTTGCAACTCGTCCATTTTGCAATGCTTTAGGTGTATAATAATCATTCTGATTCAATACTTGATATTCCTCTAGCGTTCCTCCATCAGCAATAAAAGTAAAACTATTGTCCGTACTATTATTTTGAATTGTTTTAGGAGCTACATGATCTGACACGTCCCAAACTTGAAAAATAGTTGAACTATTTTCAATTCGATATTCCACAGCACCTACTGAATTTGCTTGTTCAAAACTTCTAAAAGAAAATTGATTCGCAGCTGAAATCAGTTCTTTTTTACCTACAATTTCAATATAATCTAAAAAGGCTGTTGCAGATGGGTTTCCGTTGTTATTATAGGTAATAGAAATATCTAAAATATCTGCTGAATTTACAATATTCCCTGTTCTTTCAGAAGTTTTTGCTTTAACGGTAGTATTTGCTGGCGAAAAATTAAGACTATAAAGGTCTTGTCCGTTCACATTTACTGCCATTGAAGAAGAGGAGATAGATGTAGAAACACCTCTAACAGCAACTGATATATTTGCTCCAGAAACCGCATTGGGAAAAGGTATTTTAAAATTCTGTGTATTTTCTATATTAAAATCTGTATTGGAAAACCATTGAGTACCTGCAGCAATTAAGTTTCTTTCCTCCTTTTCATAAAAAGTATAATCGTCAAAAATCGTAATTTGTTTGGTAGCAGTGGTTGTTATTGGCGTCTTTTCTTGAATCCGTTTTCCATCATTGTTAGACACAGTGATAAAGTAATATGCTTCATCCGAATAAATATTTTGCCTATGTTTTATGTTGCTAGCATCTGTACCTTCCCAATCATGTGGTCCTTGCGCATAAAAAAGGATATAATCATTCGCATCAAAAGAACCATCATCTTCCCCTTCAATATAAATGGCATTTTCTTGTAAATCCGTAAATCTAACATCAGAATTTAAAACCGGTAACATGGCGCCACCATTTCCATAAATGCTTATTTTCTTAGGATTTAATCCATTTGTAGAGATTCCTATTTGTTGTAATAAGCTTCTATCTATTTTAAAAACGCCTGTAGTATCCACAGAAAATTTAAACCAGTCTCCTGTAGAAAGTACAGAATTAGTGGTCTGAGCAGAAATTACTTGAACTAAAAAAATAAAAAAAAGGGGTAAATATTGTTTTTTCATAATAGTATTCAAATAACGCAAATAATTTAGAGATATTTTAAGTCTTACAAAGATAAATTATACTAAATTTAAAAAGCAATCGTTTAATTAAATGTGGCAATAAAAATGCAGCGTTAAATTTTCTCTTTTACTTGTATGAATGTAGAATTATTGTAAATTGCATCGCTATAATAAAAACCTTAAACTAATTTTTAATTAGGAAATGAGAAACGTATTAAAAATATCTTTAGTTGTACTATCAGCCTTAACCTTGGCTAGTTGCAGTAAATCAACTTCAGGAAAATCGACACTTACAGGATTGCCTTTTAACAGTTCTAAGTATGGTAACTATATAAGAGGAAGTGAAACTGCCGGACAAGAAATTCCTTTAGGAATGGTTGCTATTGAAGGTGGTTCGTTTACAATGGGACAAGTACAAGATGACGTTATGTTTGATTGGAATACAACTCCTAAAAAAATGCACATCCGTTCTTTTTATATGGATGAGACCGAAGTTACCAATTCTGAGTACTTTTTATATGTACAGAATACAAAAGATGTTTTTCCTCCTTCAGAAGAAAAATACAAACACATTTATAACTCTGTTTTACCAGATACTTTAGTATGGAGAAAGAGTTTAGGTAATACAGATATTTTATCTGAAAATTACTTAAGACACCCAGCATATTCAGATTATCCGGTAGTTGGTGTTAGTTGGTTACAAGCTAACCAATACTGTAAATGGCGTACCAATGCTGTTAACTTAAAAAAGTTAATAGATAAAGGATATGTTAAAAATATTTTTGAAAACGATAGTATTAGAAACTTTTTTGATACCGATGTTTTCTTAGCTGATTCTGATAATCTTTTTGATGGAGATTCTACCATCTACAGAAGAGGTATTAGAACAGGTGGTTCTGCTAAAGGAGGTAGAGATGCTTTTCAGGGTAGAAAAATAACACAAGCAGACGGTGTTTTAAGTCAGAAATACAGATTGCCTACAGAAGCAGAATGGGAATTTGCTGCTAAAGCGAATATTGAAAATAGAGAATACAACAATATTAGAGGTAGAAAAAAATATGCTTGGGATGGTAAATATTCTAGAGAAACAAGCAAAAGACATAAAGGAGACCAAATGGCTAACTTTAAACAAGGAAAAGGTAACTATAGTGGTTTGTCTGGTTGGAGTTCTGATGGTTCAGACATTCCTATTAAAGTAAAATCATATCCACCAAATGCATTCGGATTGTATGATATGTCTGGAAACGTTGCAGAATGGGTCGCTGATGTTTACAGACCTATTATTGATAGTGAAGCAAACGATTTTAATTATTTTAGAGGTAATATTTTCACTAAAAAGATGATTGATAAAGATGGTAAAGTTGTTATTGTGAATAGCAATAGTAACGCAGAAGTAGAATATGATACTTTACCGAATGGCATCATAACTCCAAAACAATTACCTGGAACTATTAAATACATTCCAATTACGAAAAACGATGCTACCTTAAGAAGAAACTTTTCTGTTTCGGACAATACAGATATAGGTGATGGCGACTTAAACTCTTCTAGATTCTATGAAGATGAACAAGACCAGTTTGGTTCTAAACCAAGTATGTACAACTCTCCTAAAAACCCAACGAAGGAAATAGATCCAGAAACGGGTAGAGAGATTTCAGTAAATGACGATCAAAAAAGAACTACTTTAATTAGTAACAGAACAAGAGTATACAAAGGTGGTGCTTGGTCTGATAGAGAATATTGGTTAGATCCAGCTCAAAGAAGATACTTGCCAGAATATATGGCAACAAATTTTATTGGTTTTAGATGTGTTACAGACAAGGTAGGTCCTATGTCTTCATCTAACAACAAGAAAGCAAGAAATTCAGCGAGATAATACACTATTTATTAAAGAACACAACCTCACTGTATGTATTACAGTGAGGTTTTTTTATTTTTAAAAGATGAAAACCGAAGACATTTACCAATTATATACCAAACATTTTCTTGTAGATACAGACACCAGAACTATTAGAAAAAACACTATTTTCTTCGCCTTAAAAGGCGATAATTTTAATGGAAATGCATTTGCTGCAGAAGCACTAAAGCAAGGTGCTTCTTATGCTATTGTAGATGAAGAAAAATATAATAACCACTCTAATATTATTTTGGTTGATGATGTTTTAGAAACGTTACAAGAATTGGCAAAACACCACAGAAAAACGTTAAACATTCCTATTATTGGACTAACTGGTAGTAACGGTAAAACAACAACCAAAGAATTGATTAACGCTGTTTTATCTACAACCTATAAAACGAGTGCCACCAAAGGAAATTTAAACAACCATATTGGAGTGCCACTTACACTACTCTCTATGACGCCTAAAACTGAAATAGGCATTGTAGAAATGGGCGCAAATCATAAAAAAGAGATTGCCTTTCTGTGTACTATTTGTAATCCTGATTTTGGTTATATCACCAATTTTGGAAAAGCACATTTAGAAGGTTTTGGCGGAATTGAAGGCGTTATAGAAGCTAAAAGTGAGTTATACACCTATTTAAAAGAGCATAATAAGACTGCCTTTATAAACCCACAAGATTTATTACAAGTAGAAAAAACAAAGGATATAGAATCTATTCCGTTTCTAGAAGGTTTGCAATTTATGGAGGTAAATCCGTTTGCAAAATTAGCTTTAAATTCTAATGAAATACAAAGTAATCTTATCGGGAAATACAATTATACAAACATTGCAGTTGCTTGCACCATTGGGGATCATTTTAAGGTTTCTAATCAAGAAATAAAAGCTGGAATAGAAAACTATATCCCAGAAAACAATCGTTCGCAAATCATTAAAAAAACAACGAATACCATTATTTTAGATGCTTATAACGCGAATCCTACGAGCATGAAAGCTGCCTTAGAAAATTTTGAAGAAATTAAAGCAAAAAGTAAAACCGTTATTTTGGGTGATATGTTCGAGTTGGGAAAAACGAGCTTAGAAGAACATCAAAGTATTGTAGACTTCGTAGAAAATCTACATTTTGACCATTGCTTTTTTGTTGGAGAAAATTTTTATCAAACTAAAAAGAAGAACTCTTTATTTAAAACGTTTGAAGACTTGTTAAGCCATCTAAAAAACAATCCTCTTAAACATCAATCAATTCTGATTAAAGGTTCAAGAGGAATGCGTTTAGAAAGACTGTTAGATATTCTTAGTTGATATTATTATCCAATAAAAAGATACAAGACCGCTTCGCTTTTAAGAAACAAGAATCAAGACTAAACCTAACTTTATTCTAAAAGAGTTATAATTTAGAATATTATGACTGCAATATCTCGATAAAAATATTTTTAATCGGACACTATTATTATTTAATATTATTTCTATGATATTCTAATAAGTTATCAATAGGTCTTTGTATAACATCAGTTATTACTAGATTGTTTTTCCCTGCCATTTCTTCTAAGATATCTCTAAAGTAATGTGCTATAGATCCAATAAAGTAAATAGGTGTTTCTGCTGTTTTGTTGTATGGTAAAATTCTATATTTAAAAAACTCTTGAAAACCTGCTGTAATAATTTCTTTAATATATTTTTCTTCTTTAAAATCGAACATAAATTTCGCAAAAGAAGCTAAGTACATATTTGGGTTTGGTTCTCTGTATAAATTTTTCTTAATATA from Polaribacter sejongensis carries:
- the gldJ gene encoding gliding motility lipoprotein GldJ; this encodes MRNVLKISLVVLSALTLASCSKSTSGKSTLTGLPFNSSKYGNYIRGSETAGQEIPLGMVAIEGGSFTMGQVQDDVMFDWNTTPKKMHIRSFYMDETEVTNSEYFLYVQNTKDVFPPSEEKYKHIYNSVLPDTLVWRKSLGNTDILSENYLRHPAYSDYPVVGVSWLQANQYCKWRTNAVNLKKLIDKGYVKNIFENDSIRNFFDTDVFLADSDNLFDGDSTIYRRGIRTGGSAKGGRDAFQGRKITQADGVLSQKYRLPTEAEWEFAAKANIENREYNNIRGRKKYAWDGKYSRETSKRHKGDQMANFKQGKGNYSGLSGWSSDGSDIPIKVKSYPPNAFGLYDMSGNVAEWVADVYRPIIDSEANDFNYFRGNIFTKKMIDKDGKVVIVNSNSNAEVEYDTLPNGIITPKQLPGTIKYIPITKNDATLRRNFSVSDNTDIGDGDLNSSRFYEDEQDQFGSKPSMYNSPKNPTKEIDPETGREISVNDDQKRTTLISNRTRVYKGGAWSDREYWLDPAQRRYLPEYMATNFIGFRCVTDKVGPMSSSNNKKARNSAR
- a CDS encoding UDP-N-acetylmuramoyl-tripeptide--D-alanyl-D-alanine ligase; the encoded protein is MKTEDIYQLYTKHFLVDTDTRTIRKNTIFFALKGDNFNGNAFAAEALKQGASYAIVDEEKYNNHSNIILVDDVLETLQELAKHHRKTLNIPIIGLTGSNGKTTTKELINAVLSTTYKTSATKGNLNNHIGVPLTLLSMTPKTEIGIVEMGANHKKEIAFLCTICNPDFGYITNFGKAHLEGFGGIEGVIEAKSELYTYLKEHNKTAFINPQDLLQVEKTKDIESIPFLEGLQFMEVNPFAKLALNSNEIQSNLIGKYNYTNIAVACTIGDHFKVSNQEIKAGIENYIPENNRSQIIKKTTNTIILDAYNANPTSMKAALENFEEIKAKSKTVILGDMFELGKTSLEEHQSIVDFVENLHFDHCFFVGENFYQTKKKNSLFKTFEDLLSHLKNNPLKHQSILIKGSRGMRLERLLDILS
- the porU gene encoding type IX secretion system sortase PorU, which codes for MKKQYLPLFFIFLVQVISAQTTNSVLSTGDWFKFSVDTTGVFKIDRSLLQQIGISTNGLNPKKISIYGNGGAMLPVLNSDVRFTDLQENAIYIEGEDDGSFDANDYILFYAQGPHDWEGTDASNIKHRQNIYSDEAYYFITVSNNDGKRIQEKTPITTTATKQITIFDDYTFYEKEERNLIAAGTQWFSNTDFNIENTQNFKIPFPNAVSGANISVAVRGVSTSISSSSMAVNVNGQDLYSLNFSPANTTVKAKTSERTGNIVNSADILDISITYNNNGNPSATAFLDYIEIVGKKELISAANQFSFRSFEQANSVGAVEYRIENSSTIFQVWDVSDHVAPKTIQNNSTDNSFTFIADGGTLEEYQVLNQNDYYTPKALQNGRVANQNLHALKDLNYIVITNTELSSEAQRLADYHQENSGLTTKVIILDDIYNEFSSGSKDITGIRDFLRHFYMTNSSEETKLKYVCFFGDASYDYKDRITGNNNIVPIKLSDVSFNLATSWVTDDFFVMLGNSDGGMNTSDQIDVASSRIPVSTLTQAKDVVNKILSYYDKSSLGDWRNTITMLADDIDNPSSDASLQPGLDRIAESIKTNKPSFNINKIYADAFVQENSSGGERYPEVNEAITNAIEKGTLIFDYFGHGGEDGFAEEKILDKAQIQGFNNPNTLPLLITITCDFSRFDNPNRVTAGELTLWNTSGGAASMITTTREVYISTGQTFNEDLIKILLEYGDASIPDNLSIAEALTVAKNRSSSSQKFFIFSFGDPAMKLAIPRPNVRITKMNEKEITSSIDTLKALSRVSFEGVVVDDSDAILTDFNGSLSTVVYDKVIEKTTLANDGNGSKVPFDTQDSKLFSGKSTVTNGVFKFDFIVPKDIKIAYGKGKISFYAENGVLDKAGANFDVIVGGINDNAPDDTVGPEIKLYMNDESFIDGGNTNASPSLVAVLVDASGINTSITAVDHDIVGVLDGDTTNPIILNDFYETELDDFTKGKVTYKLRDLEVGPHTLKIKAWDTYNNSSELTLNFVVVSDAILNLENVLNYPNPFVNYTEFWFNHNKPNESLDVQVQIFTISGKLVKTINQNIPNAETLVRSVSWNGLDDFGNKIGKGVYVYKLKVKATSSNLISEKYEKLVILQ